TCGACGATGCCGACCTGCTGGCCCCGGCGTACCCGGTCGCCCTCCGCGACGAAGGGCGCGGCGCCCGGCTGCGGCGCCCGGAAGAAGGTGCCGACGGTCGGCGAGCAGATGTCGAGCACGCCGCCGCCGGGGCAGGGCGCCTCGGCGACGGCCGGGATGCTCTCCTTCGCGGCGGTCGGGGTCCAGTCGGGGTCCGGCGGAGTCTGGCCCCACTCGAACTCGACCACGACGTCGCTCGCCCGGATGCGCAGCGTCCGCGGCTGGTTCTCCAGCCCCGCCAGGAACTCCTGTGCGCTGCACCGGGCGTCGCTCAGCGCCCGGGCGAGCTGGTGCGTGCCGGTGTCGGGGTCGACCCGGACGGGCTCGACTACCTCGGTCATCGCAGACCTCCTTCGAAGACGAGCTCCGCGGCGGCGGCGCTCACGGCGTGGTTCCCGTCGTGGCCCGGCTGGTCGAGGCGGCCGCCGAAGGCGCGGAAGCGCCTGCGCCGGTTGGCGACGAGCCGCGCCGAGTCGAGTGCGGCGAGGTCGGCGAGCTCGGCGAGGACCGCGGTGCGCACCGCGGCGGCGGCCGAGACGTGGTCGGTCTCCGCGCCGCCCGGCGGTTCCGGGACGACGCCGTCGACGACACCGAGCTGGAGCAGGGACCGGGCGTCGAGGCGCAGCGCCTCGGCGGCGGCCGGAGCCTCGGCCGAGTCGCGCCAGAGGATCGCCGCGCAGCCCTCCGGACTGATCACGGTGTAGAAGCCGTTCTCCATGACCAGCACCCGGTCGGCGACCGCGATGGCGAGCGCGCCGCCGCTGCACCCCTCGCCGGTGATGACCGTGACGACCGGGACGGGCAGGGCGCCCATCAGCCGCAGGTTCTCCGCGATCGCGGTGGCCTGCCCCTGCAGCTCGGCTTCGAGTCCGGGGTGGGCACCGGGGGTGTCGACGAGCGTCACCACCGGCAGACCCCACTTGGCGGCGAGGCGCAGCAGCCGGCCGGCCTTGCGATAACCGGCCGGACCCGGCATGCCGTAGCCGTGTGCGGCCAGCTCCGCGGCGTTGTGGCCCTTCTCGTGGCCGATCGCGACGATCGACTCGCCACCGAGCCGGCCCACGCCGCCGATGATCGCCCGGCAGTCGCCGCCGAGCCGGTCGCCGCGCAGCTCCTCGAAGTCGTCCAGGATCAGGCGCAGGTAGTCCGAGGTGGTGGGACGGCCGATGTGCCGGGCCCGGCGAACGGCGTCCCAGGCGGGCCGGTCGGCGAGCTGCTCGGGCTCGCGGATCACGATCCGGTCCTCCGGCGCACGCTGCGAAGACAGATCGCCGTCATGGCGGCGGGTGGCGATCGACAGCAGCCGGCCCAGCCGGTCCCGGATCGCCGAGCGCGGGCAGACCTGGTCGATGAAACCTCGTTCCAGCAGGAACTCGGCGGTCTGGAAGCCGGGCGGCAGCTCCTGCCCGATCGTCTGCGCGATCACCCGTGGCCCGGCGAAGCCCAGCCGGGCGCCGGGTTCGGCGACGATGATGTCGCCGAGCATCGCGAACGACGCCGCGACGCCGCCGTAGGTCGGATCGGCGATCAGGCAGACCGTCAGCAGTCCGGCCTCGTCGAGCTGGTGGAGCGCCTGGGTCGTCTTCACCATCTGCATCAGGCCGATGACGCCCTCCTGCATGCGTACGCCACCCGACGCGGTCACCAGCAGCAACGGCAGGCGCTCGGCGAGAGCCGTCTCGGCGGAGAGCGTGATCAGCTCCCCGACCGCCCCGCCGAGGCTGCCGCCCAGGAAGCGGAAGTCCATGACGGCGGCGATCGTCGGCGTACCCCCGATGGTCAGTCGGGCGCAGACGGCGGCCTCGGCGAGGCCGGTGGCCGCGCGGGCGTCGGCGACCCGCCTCGGGTAGGGCAGGCTGTCGGTGAACACCAGCGGATCGCCGCCGTCGACGGTGAACTCCAGCGGCACCAGGGAGCCGGGGTCGGCGATCAGGGCGAGCCGGTCGGGCGCGGTCAGCGGCGCGTAGTGGCCGCACTGCGGGCAGACCCCGAGGCTGCGGGCGAGCTGCTTCTGATAGATCACGGCGTGGCACCCGCCGCACAGGACCCAGTCCGGCGCAGTGTGGTCTGCAGTGGGCTTCGACACGAATTCCCCTCCTTCGCACCCGGCGGAGCCTGCTCGCAGGCGTTTTTCGCCTGGTCAAAAGGCCTATGCGAGGAGGGTTTCACTGGTCGGCTTGAAGGCTGGTCAAGCCTCGCTTGAGAAATGGCCGCTGAGCTGGGCAAATTTGCGGCGCCACGGCGCGGATAGTCAGCTTCCGCTGCCCGTTACGGTCTAAATGCTGAGATAATCCTGAGAATACGATCTGTCGCTCTATGAGAATTTTGAGAAATTGAACGAACGTTGGGGGGAGATATGGAGTATTGCGTTCTCGGCCGCCTCGCGGTGCGGTCCGGGCCGGTCGTCGGCCGGCTGACCGCGCCCAAGCCCCGCAAGGTGCTGGCGCTGCTCCTGGTGCGGGCCAACCTCCTCGTACCCATCGAGACCTTGAGCCTGGAGCTGTGGGGCGACGAGCCGCCGGCGAGCGCTCAGACCATCATCCAGACATACGTGCTGCAGATCCGCCGAATGCTGGCACAGGCGAGCGGCCTGGACTCCGCCGACGTGGCACGGGACGTCCTCGTCACCGCCTCCAGCGGCTACCGGCTCCAGGCCCAGCCGGGGGAGCTCGACCTGCACGACTACGAGCGGCTCGTCGGCGCGGCCCGGTCGGCGCTCGCGGACGGCAGCCTCGACGACGGCTCGCGGCTGCTCAGCGGCGCACTGGAGCTGTGGCAGGACACGGCGCTCGCCGACATCAAGCTCGGCCCGGTGCTGAAGGTCGAGGTGTCCCGGCTGGAGGAGGACCGGCTCGCGGCCTGCCAGCAGCGCATCGACGCCGAACTGCGCCTGGACCGGCACCACGCGGTCCTGGGCGAGCTGGGCAGCCTCGCCGTCCGGCACCCGCTCAACGAGGACCTCCAGGCCCAGTTCATGATCGCGCTCTACCGGGCCGGGCGGCGCAACGAAGCGCTCGAAGCCTTCCACCGGCTGCGGACCACCCTGCTCGACGACATCGGGCTGGAGCCGTCGCAGCGGATCCACCGGCTCCAGCACGCCATCCTGACGGCCGATCCCAGCCTCGACGTCGTGCTCTGCCCCACCTTCGCCGACGAGCTGGCCGTCACGCTCTAACGCCGTCGGCAGATCAGGTCGAAGATGTCCCGCCCGGCATCCCGGCCCCGCCGCTCGAACTTCGTCATCGGCCGCCAGTCGGGGCGGGGCGCGAAGCCGTCATACTCGTTGACCAGGCCCGGATCGGCCTCGACGGTCGAGAGCATCTGCTCGGCATACTCGGCCCAGTCCGTCGCGCAGTGCAGCCTGCCGCCGGGGACGAGGCGCGAGCGCAGCAGCGCCACGTGCGCGGGCTGGATGAGCCGCCGCTTGTGGTGCCGCGCCTTCGGCCACGGGTCCGGGAAGAAGACGTGTACGCCGGACAGGCTCTCCTCGACCAGCATGTGCTCGACCAGCTCCACGGCGTCGCCGAGCCCCACCCGGACGTTGGTGAGCCCGCGCTCCTCGACCTCGCCGAGCAGGCTCGCGATGCCGGGGGTGTGCACCTCGACGGCGAGGTAGTCGCGGTCGGGATCGGCGGCGGCCATCGCCCAGGTCGCCTCGCCCATCCCCGAGCCGATCTCGAGGACGAGGGGCGCCGACCGGCCGAAGAGCGCGGCCACGTCGAGCAGCTGATCGGGGTGGCGCGGGATCTCCAGGCCGTAGACGGGCCAGAGCCGCTCGAAGATGTCACCGCGCCGGTCGCCGAGGCGCCCCCGCCGAGGGTGGAATGTCCGGATCTTTGCCTGCTGTCGTGTGTCCATCGCCGTCAAAGCCTAGAGCGGCCCTTGATGAAGGAGGTGAGCCGGTCACCGTGCTCCACCCGGACCGGGAAGGGGTCGGTGGCGGCCCGCCGGACCATCCCGCCCAGGTCGATGTCGTCACCGCCGACGAGCAGCAGGTTGCCCGAGCGGCGCCCGCGCAGGACGGCCGCATCGGCCATGATCGCCACGGTGTTGAAGACCTCGCGCAGGGTCGCCGCCTGGCCCCGGGCGAAGTCGAGGGGCGACTTGTCGATGATGTTGGCGATGTAGCAGCCGTCCCGGTCGACCGCGCGTGCCGCGAGCTGCGCGAACTCCGACGTACGCACGTGCCCGGGCACCCGGGCGCCGGTGAAGATGTCGGCGATCACCACGTCGAAGGCGCCGACCGGCAGCGGTCGCAGCGCATCGAGGGCGTCGCCGATCGTCACCGTGATCGAGTCGTCCTCGAGCGGTGATCGGGCCAGCACGAGACCGGCGAGCGAGCCGTCGATCTCGACCACCCGCTGCTCGCTGCCCGGCCGCAGCGCCGCGAGGCACCGGGGCAGCGTGAGCCCGCCGCCGCCGAGGTGCAGGAACCGCAGCGGACCGGGCGGGGCCACGGTGTCGATGATGTCGACGATCCGGCGTACGTAGTCGAACGCGATCATCGTCGGGTCGTCGGCGTTGACGTGCGATTGCGGCATGCCGTCGAGCACGAGGGTCCAGGCGCCGGGCATGTGCGGGTCGGCGTAGAACTCGGCGAGCCCGGTGTCGACGCGGTAGACCTCCCCGTCGCCGTCGGGCATGTCGCTGAGGAAGGTCATGGCGCTGGCACGAGGAGTGAGGGAGCGGAGCGACCGAGCCCCGCAGGGCGCGCCGGGGAGTTGTGTGCTGGCGCGAGGAGTGGGGGAGCGGAGCGACCGAGCCCCGCAGGGCGCGCCGGGGAGTTGTGTGCTGGCGCGAGGAGTGGGGGAGCGGAGCGACCGAGCCCCGCAGGGCGCGCCGGGGAGTTGTGTGCTGGCGCGAGGAGTGGGGGAGCGGAGCGACCGAGCCTCGCAGGGCGCGCCGGGGAGTTGTGTGCTGGCGCGAGGAGTGGGGGAGCGGAGCGACCGAGCCCCGCAGGGCGCGCCGGGGAGTTGTGTGCTGGCGCGAGGAAGGCCGGCTGGGTCGTTCTCGGAAGGCTCACGGGATCATGGAAGCACACACGATGGCCGCGATCGCGATATTGCTGGCGCAGCTCACCCACACGGCGGGGTGCGGCTTCGGGTCGACGATCATCTCGCCGAGCCGTCCCGGCGTCAGCATGTCGAGCACCCAGAACGCCCCGGCCATCAGCGCGGTCCCGGCGAGGCCGAAGACGGCCGTGGAGACCAGCCCGTCGAGCAGGTCCGAGTCGCTGACCGCGATCGCGGTGACGACGATCGCACCGATGCCGAGCAGCGCGGTCGCGACGTAGCTCGCCGCGTTGCGGCTGCGGTCGACCCAGATCTGGTCGCGCAGGCGACCGGGGGTGATGAGATCCACCATCAGGAAACCGGCGAAGAGAAGCACAATTCCGACAACGGAGTAGATCACGGCCGCGAGCAGCCCGGGCAGGAGGTCAGTCACGCGGCGACCTTAGCGCACCCCGTCCAGATCCTTGCCAACGATCTGTACGCTCACCAGCCATGACCCCCGCTCCACTCCTCGACCCGGTCGCGTGCCTGCCCGGCGTGCCCGCCGGCTCACCTGCGCTGCCCCCCGGTGCGGCGCCGCTCGGTGCACTGCCGTGAACGTCAACCCCGTCCAGCCGGGTAAGCCGCCGAAGAAGCGCAAGACGGCGCAGCGCCCCACCGTCCCGGTCCCGCCGGTGCAGCCGGTCCAGCCGGCGAAGCGGCGCATGCGCTCCCGCAACGTGGTCATCGGCGGCATCGCCGCGACGGTGCTGACCATCTGCTCCTGCGGCTTCCTGACGCAGAAGGAGGACCGGCGCTGCGTCGACACCTCCACCAACAACGTCATCGACGACGACAACTGCAACAACGGCCACACCGGCTCCCGGTGGTATTACGGCGGCAGCAGCTCCAAGGGCAAGATGGTCGGCGGCTCGTTCGAGCGCGGCGGCTTCGGCGGCCTCTTCCACGGTGGTGGCTGACGTGCGCAGGATGACCCGCCCCGCCCGTCCCGGCTGGCGCGACACGGTCGAGTCGCAGGGCCTGGGCTACGCGGTGACGCTCAACGCGCAGGGCGAGATCTACGACTACTGGGACGAGACCGCCTACTACGAGTTCTCGCTCACCGAGATCGAGGCGCTGGAGACGGTCGTCGCCAACCTGCACGAGATGTGCCTCGCCGCCGCCGAGCACGTCATCGCCGCCGGGCGCCTGCACGACTACGGCATCCGGGATCCGCACGTCATCGACATGATCACGAAGTCCTGGCGGGAGCGGGACCGGGCACCGAGCGTCTACGGCCGCTTCGACCTGCGCTACGACGGCTCCGGCCCCGCCAAGCTCCTCGAATACAACGCGGACACCCCGACGTCGCTGCTGGAGGCCGCCGGACCGCAGTGGTTCTGGCTGGAGGAGCTCTTCCCCGAGGCCGACCAGTGGAACTCGCTGCACGAGCGGCTCGTCGACGCGTGGCGGGCACAGGCGCCGCTGCTGCCGACCGGGCCGCTGCACCTGGCCTACTCCGAGGCCGACG
This portion of the Allocatelliglobosispora scoriae genome encodes:
- a CDS encoding acetyl-CoA carboxylase biotin carboxyl carrier protein, which translates into the protein MTEVVEPVRVDPDTGTHQLARALSDARCSAQEFLAGLENQPRTLRIRASDVVVEFEWGQTPPDPDWTPTAAKESIPAVAEAPCPGGGVLDICSPTVGTFFRAPQPGAAPFVAEGDRVRRGQQVGIVEAMKLMIPVEAELDGQVVAVLVGDGSSVEFGERLFAVEPVANPTPTAAGQA
- the accA gene encoding acetyl-CoA carboxylase carboxyltransferase subunit alpha/beta, with protein sequence MSKPTADHTAPDWVLCGGCHAVIYQKQLARSLGVCPQCGHYAPLTAPDRLALIADPGSLVPLEFTVDGGDPLVFTDSLPYPRRVADARAATGLAEAAVCARLTIGGTPTIAAVMDFRFLGGSLGGAVGELITLSAETALAERLPLLLVTASGGVRMQEGVIGLMQMVKTTQALHQLDEAGLLTVCLIADPTYGGVAASFAMLGDIIVAEPGARLGFAGPRVIAQTIGQELPPGFQTAEFLLERGFIDQVCPRSAIRDRLGRLLSIATRRHDGDLSSQRAPEDRIVIREPEQLADRPAWDAVRRARHIGRPTTSDYLRLILDDFEELRGDRLGGDCRAIIGGVGRLGGESIVAIGHEKGHNAAELAAHGYGMPGPAGYRKAGRLLRLAAKWGLPVVTLVDTPGAHPGLEAELQGQATAIAENLRLMGALPVPVVTVITGEGCSGGALAIAVADRVLVMENGFYTVISPEGCAAILWRDSAEAPAAAEALRLDARSLLQLGVVDGVVPEPPGGAETDHVSAAAAVRTAVLAELADLAALDSARLVANRRRRFRAFGGRLDQPGHDGNHAVSAAAAELVFEGGLR
- a CDS encoding AfsR/SARP family transcriptional regulator translates to MEYCVLGRLAVRSGPVVGRLTAPKPRKVLALLLVRANLLVPIETLSLELWGDEPPASAQTIIQTYVLQIRRMLAQASGLDSADVARDVLVTASSGYRLQAQPGELDLHDYERLVGAARSALADGSLDDGSRLLSGALELWQDTALADIKLGPVLKVEVSRLEEDRLAACQQRIDAELRLDRHHAVLGELGSLAVRHPLNEDLQAQFMIALYRAGRRNEALEAFHRLRTTLLDDIGLEPSQRIHRLQHAILTADPSLDVVLCPTFADELAVTL
- the trmB gene encoding tRNA (guanosine(46)-N7)-methyltransferase TrmB, with protein sequence MDTRQQAKIRTFHPRRGRLGDRRGDIFERLWPVYGLEIPRHPDQLLDVAALFGRSAPLVLEIGSGMGEATWAMAAADPDRDYLAVEVHTPGIASLLGEVEERGLTNVRVGLGDAVELVEHMLVEESLSGVHVFFPDPWPKARHHKRRLIQPAHVALLRSRLVPGGRLHCATDWAEYAEQMLSTVEADPGLVNEYDGFAPRPDWRPMTKFERRGRDAGRDIFDLICRRR
- a CDS encoding spermidine synthase; amino-acid sequence: MTFLSDMPDGDGEVYRVDTGLAEFYADPHMPGAWTLVLDGMPQSHVNADDPTMIAFDYVRRIVDIIDTVAPPGPLRFLHLGGGGLTLPRCLAALRPGSEQRVVEIDGSLAGLVLARSPLEDDSITVTIGDALDALRPLPVGAFDVVIADIFTGARVPGHVRTSEFAQLAARAVDRDGCYIANIIDKSPLDFARGQAATLREVFNTVAIMADAAVLRGRRSGNLLLVGGDDIDLGGMVRRAATDPFPVRVEHGDRLTSFIKGRSRL
- a CDS encoding DUF350 domain-containing protein; protein product: MTDLLPGLLAAVIYSVVGIVLLFAGFLMVDLITPGRLRDQIWVDRSRNAASYVATALLGIGAIVVTAIAVSDSDLLDGLVSTAVFGLAGTALMAGAFWVLDMLTPGRLGEMIVDPKPHPAVWVSCASNIAIAAIVCASMIP